A region of Terriglobales bacterium DNA encodes the following proteins:
- a CDS encoding CADD family putative folate metabolism protein, whose amino-acid sequence MELNVFWQELQSRISKYDLLCHPFYQAWSEGTLTREDLREYAGDYYHHVAAFPTYLAALYSRLPEGELRRAMVQNLADEEGLDGNPASRAHSEMWLDFAEGMGASRAAVRSSEPVAEIAGLTDHFRRIAREGSTAEALAAFYAYESQVPRVAKEKARGLREMYGADAKTCGYFTLHTTADVYHSNVWREHLSDVVEGDAGAQEKALVAAENAARSLWRALDGVERERLQRAA is encoded by the coding sequence ATGGAACTGAACGTGTTCTGGCAAGAGTTGCAGTCCCGTATTTCGAAATACGATCTGCTGTGTCATCCGTTTTATCAGGCCTGGAGTGAAGGCACTCTTACGCGCGAAGATCTGCGCGAGTACGCCGGCGATTACTACCACCATGTCGCCGCGTTTCCCACATATTTAGCTGCGCTCTACAGCCGTTTGCCGGAAGGCGAACTGCGTCGCGCCATGGTGCAGAACCTCGCCGACGAAGAAGGTCTCGACGGAAATCCGGCGAGCCGCGCTCACTCGGAGATGTGGCTCGATTTCGCCGAAGGTATGGGAGCAAGCCGCGCGGCAGTTCGCAGCTCCGAACCGGTTGCGGAAATCGCCGGCCTGACCGATCATTTCCGGCGCATTGCCCGCGAGGGTTCCACGGCCGAAGCGCTGGCTGCTTTCTACGCCTACGAGTCGCAGGTGCCGCGCGTAGCAAAAGAGAAAGCTCGCGGCCTCCGCGAGATGTACGGCGCTGATGCGAAGACCTGCGGTTACTTCACGCTTCACACCACGGCTGACGTGTATCACTCAAATGTCTGGCGTGAGCATCTGAGCGACGTCGTGGAAGGTGACGCCGGGGCGCAGGAGAAGGCTCTTGTCGCGGCAGAAAATGCTGCTCGTTCGCTGTGGCGCGCGCTCGATGGCGTGGAGCGTGAGCGACTCCAGCGCGCAGCTTAG
- a CDS encoding hotdog domain-containing protein translates to MSKPVPVGARAEVSETVEHKHTLTAHFKQLPPVYSTPDMIRLMETACFHALQPYAEGDEITVGTKIDVEHRAATSLGSKVTAEAEMESFDGRFYTMRVRAWDEKQEIGRGTVGRAFVSVGKFLSKVQKNGA, encoded by the coding sequence ATGTCGAAACCCGTTCCTGTCGGTGCGCGTGCGGAAGTGTCGGAAACCGTTGAGCACAAGCACACGCTTACTGCCCACTTCAAGCAACTGCCTCCGGTGTACTCCACGCCCGACATGATCCGACTGATGGAGACCGCGTGTTTTCACGCGCTGCAACCCTACGCCGAAGGAGACGAAATCACCGTGGGAACCAAAATCGACGTCGAACATCGTGCGGCAACGTCGCTCGGATCGAAGGTCACGGCCGAGGCGGAGATGGAGTCGTTCGACGGACGCTTCTACACCATGCGTGTGCGCGCATGGGACGAGAAGCAGGAGATTGGCCGGGGTACCGTCGGACGCGCCTTCGTCAGCGTTGGCAAGTTCCTGTCGAAGGTTCAGAAGAACGGCGCTTAG
- a CDS encoding 23S rRNA (pseudouridine(1915)-N(3))-methyltransferase RlmH, which yields MKLKLAWIGRTKEPAIQSLVGEYSKRISRFVQVETQEFASEDALLKWVEKTAPRPYFVALEPRGKQLSSEELAHHIGNHQDRGTQVMLFAIGGPNGWSAKALDAAQFQFSMGRLTLPHELALVVLSEQIYRAFTILKGHPYHTGH from the coding sequence ATGAAACTGAAACTCGCCTGGATCGGACGCACCAAGGAACCTGCGATTCAGTCGCTGGTGGGGGAGTACTCCAAACGCATTTCACGGTTCGTCCAGGTAGAGACGCAGGAGTTCGCCAGCGAAGACGCACTGCTGAAATGGGTAGAGAAGACAGCGCCGCGTCCGTACTTCGTCGCGCTTGAACCGCGCGGCAAGCAACTTTCGTCGGAGGAATTGGCTCATCACATCGGCAATCACCAGGACCGCGGTACGCAGGTGATGCTGTTTGCCATTGGAGGGCCTAACGGTTGGAGTGCAAAGGCACTCGACGCCGCGCAGTTTCAGTTTTCCATGGGACGCTTAACCCTGCCGCACGAACTGGCGCTGGTTGTTCTCTCCGAACAGATCTATCGGGCGTTCACAATCCTGAAGGGACACCCTTACCACACCGGCCACTAA